The proteins below come from a single Parageobacillus thermoglucosidasius genomic window:
- a CDS encoding alkaline phosphatase family protein produces the protein MKEASRLEKVAARCWNLLNEGKPFTPIFVVGTMAIYHFADFGAIEHVKHWFFGFLTALPLFVIYYLYDYPLFLRNYLWIPYVVFLIVWQFADLKLLGLAIGLYFFFTVFFWGTLYYHLRIGTSWWNFTRFWKLVLKNSDSTSGNAQEQLPKFLLLLSVWQYVYVQLEGGAGELSLVSLAIYYTGVLLFSFILHHQLFDWKPTIIPTYTNNVAVPKEPINEKVIVIVIDGMRKDRFEQANAPFLKQLRQQGTEFAQMETVYPARTVVCFTSMFTGTYPFEHGIRSNMVWKLGIKVESIFDSLRKVGKKGRLLGIAHLVDSFGDDVETVTAVMHNDVADRHIIERAKRIMEEQDPDLLIVQLIATDQTGHSRGALYEEYLRKIEEADALIKEYVEWLEQKGKLKNATLIICADHGQADGIGGHGHLDEGERFVPFFLYGPAIERGKRVDDKKSLVSVAPTIAYLLGAPYPSHSRGPVLTEAIRKREAEDEEAKSDRLFTSV, from the coding sequence ATGAAAGAAGCTTCAAGATTGGAAAAAGTAGCGGCGCGCTGTTGGAATTTGCTGAACGAGGGAAAACCGTTTACACCGATTTTCGTTGTCGGGACAATGGCGATTTACCATTTTGCCGATTTCGGCGCCATCGAGCATGTGAAACATTGGTTTTTCGGGTTTCTCACGGCGCTTCCGCTTTTTGTCATCTATTATCTATACGATTATCCATTATTTTTACGAAATTATTTATGGATTCCATACGTTGTGTTTTTAATTGTTTGGCAGTTTGCTGACCTTAAGCTGCTTGGTTTGGCGATCGGATTATATTTTTTCTTTACCGTCTTTTTTTGGGGAACGCTTTACTATCATTTGCGCATCGGCACATCATGGTGGAATTTTACCCGCTTTTGGAAGCTGGTGCTGAAAAATAGCGATTCGACAAGCGGAAACGCGCAAGAACAGCTGCCGAAATTTTTGCTGCTTTTGTCGGTTTGGCAATATGTGTACGTTCAGCTCGAAGGGGGGGCGGGCGAGCTTTCGCTTGTCAGCTTGGCGATCTATTACACAGGTGTCCTTTTATTTTCTTTTATCTTGCATCATCAGTTATTTGATTGGAAGCCGACAATCATCCCGACCTACACCAATAATGTGGCCGTTCCAAAAGAGCCAATCAATGAAAAAGTCATTGTTATTGTTATCGATGGCATGCGGAAAGATCGGTTCGAGCAAGCCAATGCGCCATTTTTAAAACAGCTTCGCCAGCAAGGAACGGAATTTGCGCAAATGGAAACGGTCTATCCGGCGCGTACCGTCGTCTGTTTTACGTCGATGTTCACCGGGACATATCCGTTTGAGCACGGCATCCGCTCGAATATGGTGTGGAAGCTTGGCATTAAAGTAGAAAGCATTTTTGACTCACTAAGAAAAGTTGGGAAAAAGGGGCGGCTGCTTGGCATTGCCCATCTTGTCGATTCGTTTGGAGATGATGTCGAAACGGTAACAGCGGTCATGCACAATGACGTAGCGGACCGCCACATTATCGAGCGCGCCAAACGCATAATGGAAGAACAAGATCCTGATTTGCTCATCGTTCAATTAATTGCCACAGACCAAACGGGGCATAGCCGCGGCGCATTATACGAGGAATATCTTCGAAAAATAGAAGAAGCGGACGCGCTGATCAAGGAGTACGTCGAGTGGCTGGAACAGAAGGGAAAATTAAAAAATGCCACATTAATTATTTGCGCCGATCACGGGCAGGCGGACGGCATTGGCGGACACGGGCATTTGGATGAAGGGGAGCGGTTTGTCCCGTTTTTCTTGTACGGACCGGCGATTGAAAGAGGAAAGCGGGTCGATGACAAGAAAAGTTTGGTGTCCGTTGCGCCGACGATCGCGTATTTGTTAGGGGCGCCATATCCAAGCCATAGCCGCGGCCCTGTGCTAACGGAAGCGATTCGAAAGAGGGAGGCAGAGGATGAAGAAGCAAAAAGTGATCGTCTTTTTACCAGCGTATAA
- a CDS encoding ABC transporter ATP-binding protein, with translation MSIQIDIKSKTFFQGKQGVHVLQDVHLEINNGEFITIIGPSGCGKSTLLKIVAGLDTDYNGAVEINGVQIDGPGLDQGFIFQEHRLFPWLTVEGNIAANQSLKDVNVRKKVDELIELVRLKGFEKAYPKELSGGMAQRVAIARALLREPKILLLDEPFSALDAFTRKHLQDVLLEIWQNKQITMILVTHDLDEAVYLGTKVVVMKAKPGQIRTIVPVPLPFPRQRAHPSFQEMRQRILREFETAEDSPLLEGLGI, from the coding sequence GTGAGTATACAGATTGATATTAAAAGCAAAACTTTTTTCCAAGGGAAACAAGGAGTTCATGTTCTCCAAGATGTTCATTTGGAAATCAATAATGGTGAATTCATCACCATTATTGGTCCGAGTGGATGCGGAAAAAGTACATTGCTAAAAATTGTAGCAGGGTTGGATACCGATTATAACGGCGCGGTGGAAATAAACGGTGTGCAAATTGATGGCCCCGGATTAGATCAAGGCTTTATTTTTCAGGAACATCGTTTATTCCCATGGTTAACGGTGGAAGGAAATATTGCAGCAAATCAATCGTTGAAAGATGTGAATGTCCGGAAAAAGGTTGATGAGTTAATAGAGCTTGTCCGGTTAAAAGGCTTCGAAAAAGCCTACCCAAAGGAGTTATCAGGGGGAATGGCACAGCGTGTGGCCATTGCGAGAGCATTGCTGCGTGAACCGAAAATATTATTGCTCGATGAACCGTTTAGTGCGCTTGATGCCTTTACAAGAAAGCATTTGCAAGATGTGTTGCTGGAAATATGGCAAAATAAACAAATTACGATGATTCTTGTTACTCATGACTTAGATGAAGCAGTTTATTTAGGAACGAAAGTAGTGGTGATGAAAGCAAAGCCAGGACAAATTCGGACAATCGTTCCCGTTCCGTTGCCATTTCCACGGCAGCGCGCCCATCCATCTTTCCAAGAGATGAGGCAACGCATATTGCGTGAATTTGAAACAGCGGAAGACTCTCCTTTACTGGAAGGACTAGGAATTTGA
- a CDS encoding ABC transporter permease: MNKTTITARQPLLRKEWGRKIPAFGQFRKWMIQAVLPIFILFIWQLVGMTGAVSKTVLPTPVDIVQAAYQLTVSGELFTHLKVSVFRAAAGFLLGAGIGLLAGIAVGFSTKTEDVLDPTVQMLRTIPHLAVAPLFILWFGFGETSKVLLIAKGAFFPVYVNTFIGIRGVDAKLFDVARILHFSRWKKITLLIVPSALPAILSGIRLSLGAAWLGLVVAELMGSTEGIGYMMMDARQFSNTDIVFVGIILFAVVGKLTDSLVRVLEKRLLRWQDTYKGTM; this comes from the coding sequence ATGAATAAAACAACTATCACTGCAAGGCAGCCGCTTCTGCGAAAGGAGTGGGGGAGAAAGATCCCGGCTTTCGGCCAATTTCGCAAATGGATGATACAAGCGGTATTGCCCATCTTCATTTTATTCATATGGCAACTTGTCGGGATGACAGGGGCAGTTTCCAAAACGGTTTTGCCAACGCCGGTAGATATTGTGCAAGCGGCTTATCAATTAACCGTCTCCGGGGAATTATTTACCCACTTGAAAGTTAGTGTTTTTCGGGCAGCGGCAGGATTTTTGCTTGGAGCAGGCATCGGGCTTCTTGCTGGCATTGCCGTAGGTTTTTCCACGAAAACGGAAGATGTCCTTGATCCTACAGTACAAATGCTGCGAACGATTCCGCATTTGGCGGTGGCACCGCTTTTTATCTTATGGTTTGGATTTGGAGAAACATCAAAGGTTTTATTGATCGCTAAAGGTGCGTTTTTTCCTGTATACGTAAATACATTTATTGGCATACGCGGAGTGGATGCGAAGTTGTTTGATGTCGCCCGCATTCTCCATTTTAGCAGATGGAAAAAGATTACGTTGCTCATTGTCCCGTCTGCGCTTCCTGCTATTTTATCTGGAATTCGCCTTTCGCTTGGAGCGGCTTGGCTCGGCCTTGTTGTTGCGGAGTTGATGGGGTCAACAGAAGGAATTGGATATATGATGATGGATGCAAGGCAGTTTAGCAATACGGATATTGTTTTTGTCGGTATTATTCTTTTTGCGGTGGTAGGAAAACTTACCGATTCACTGGTCCGTGTATTAGAGAAGCGTTTGCTTCGCTGGCAAGATACGTATAAAGGAACGATGTAA
- the ssuE gene encoding NADPH-dependent FMN reductase, translating to MTTIALISGSPSKQSKTAEIANRLQKELLNRGHHVHLIHVCDLPAEDLLHAKYDSKAIAQTHEWIREADAVMVLSPVYKGSYTGILKAFLDLLPEKAFLGKIIAPIVTGGTIAHLLSIEYALKPIFSIMGAKEILHGVFILDNTIQRDEAGNLFFQSDIEGRIKEVMQFISNIPAASPH from the coding sequence GTGACGACAATCGCTTTGATTTCGGGAAGCCCGTCGAAACAATCCAAAACAGCGGAGATCGCTAACCGGTTGCAAAAAGAGCTGCTTAATAGGGGGCATCACGTCCATTTAATCCATGTTTGCGATTTGCCGGCGGAAGATTTGCTGCATGCAAAATACGATAGTAAGGCGATCGCGCAAACTCATGAATGGATTCGCGAAGCGGATGCGGTCATGGTGTTAAGCCCTGTCTATAAAGGCAGCTATACGGGTATTTTAAAAGCGTTTCTCGACTTGTTACCGGAAAAGGCGTTTTTAGGCAAGATTATTGCTCCGATCGTCACGGGCGGAACTATCGCTCATCTGCTATCGATTGAATACGCGCTTAAACCCATTTTCTCCATTATGGGAGCGAAAGAAATTTTACATGGAGTGTTTATTTTAGATAACACGATTCAACGTGATGAGGCTGGAAACCTGTTTTTTCAATCCGACATTGAAGGAAGGATAAAGGAAGTGATGCAATTTATTTCAAACATTCCAGCCGCAAGCCCGCATTAA
- the ssuD gene encoding FMNH2-dependent alkanesulfonate monooxygenase codes for MELLWFIPSHGDGRYLGTTKGGRAPEYSYFRQIAQAADRLGYKGVLIPTGKSCEDPWLLASALAAETKRLRFLVAVRPGLMSPTLAARMASTLDRISEGRLLINVVAGGDPVELAGDGLFLSHDERYEATDEFLTVWKRLLSGEEVTLNGKHIHVNEAKLLFPPVQTPYPPIYFGGSSPAGQLVAAKHADVYLTWGEPPAQVEEKISQVRKLAEQQGRTIEFGIRLHIIVRETAKEAWDAAEKLIRYVDEKTIQEAQRVFSRYDSVGQQRMRQLHNGSRESLEISPNLWAGVGLVRGGAGTALVGDPETVAERLLEYHQLGIRYFILSGYPHLEEAYRVAELLFPLLPLNHQKQTKPFIQGEVIGNEFFPSFIKV; via the coding sequence ATGGAATTATTATGGTTTATCCCTTCCCATGGCGATGGACGGTATCTTGGGACAACCAAAGGAGGGCGCGCTCCGGAATACAGCTATTTCCGGCAAATCGCCCAAGCAGCTGACCGGCTTGGCTATAAAGGGGTATTGATTCCAACAGGAAAATCGTGCGAAGATCCGTGGCTGCTCGCGTCCGCATTGGCAGCGGAAACTAAACGATTGCGCTTTCTTGTCGCCGTGCGGCCGGGATTGATGTCTCCAACGCTTGCAGCACGCATGGCTTCAACATTAGACCGCATTTCGGAAGGACGGTTGCTTATTAATGTTGTTGCTGGCGGCGATCCTGTTGAACTTGCGGGAGATGGCCTATTTTTAAGCCATGACGAACGCTATGAAGCAACGGATGAATTTTTAACGGTGTGGAAACGGCTGTTAAGCGGCGAAGAAGTCACGTTAAATGGAAAACATATCCATGTGAATGAAGCAAAGCTTCTGTTTCCGCCAGTTCAAACGCCGTATCCGCCGATTTATTTCGGCGGATCTTCACCGGCAGGGCAGCTTGTGGCAGCGAAACATGCGGATGTTTACTTAACATGGGGGGAACCGCCAGCACAGGTGGAAGAAAAAATTTCCCAAGTGAGAAAATTGGCTGAACAGCAAGGACGTACGATTGAATTTGGCATTCGGCTTCATATCATTGTCCGCGAAACAGCCAAGGAAGCATGGGATGCTGCTGAAAAGCTGATTCGTTATGTTGATGAAAAAACCATTCAGGAAGCACAACGGGTGTTTTCCCGATACGATTCGGTCGGACAGCAGCGGATGAGACAGTTGCATAATGGAAGCAGAGAATCTCTTGAAATCAGCCCTAATTTATGGGCGGGAGTCGGTCTTGTCAGAGGTGGTGCAGGAACCGCTTTAGTCGGGGATCCGGAAACAGTGGCAGAGCGGCTGTTAGAGTATCATCAATTAGGCATCCGCTACTTTATTTTATCCGGTTACCCGCATTTAGAAGAAGCATATCGGGTGGCTGAACTGCTGTTCCCGCTTTTGCCGTTAAACCATCAAAAACAAACAAAACCGTTTATACAAGGGGAAGTTATCGGAAATGAATTTTTTCCTTCATTTATTAAAGTGTGA
- the trxA gene encoding thioredoxin, whose translation MAIVNATDQTFASETKEGLTLVDFWAPWCGPCRMVAPVLEEVDKELGDKVKIVKVNVDENQETASKFGVMSIPTLLVFKNGELVDKTIGYQPKEALIQLLEKHV comes from the coding sequence ATGGCGATTGTTAATGCGACAGATCAAACATTTGCGTCAGAAACGAAAGAAGGCTTAACATTGGTTGATTTCTGGGCGCCTTGGTGCGGACCTTGCCGCATGGTTGCGCCGGTTCTTGAAGAAGTGGACAAAGAATTGGGCGATAAAGTGAAAATCGTTAAAGTGAACGTCGACGAAAACCAAGAAACAGCTTCGAAATTCGGCGTGATGAGCATTCCAACGCTGCTTGTCTTCAAAAACGGTGAGCTTGTCGACAAAACGATAGGCTACCAGCCAAAAGAAGCGCTTATCCAGTTGTTAGAAAAACATGTATAA
- a CDS encoding electron transfer flavoprotein subunit alpha/FixB family protein: MARKVLALAEIRDGSLRNVSFEAIAAAKIIAQGGEVVSVLAGESVQSYANELFFHGADRVVVVEHSHLTHYTPDGYSQALMAVIDEEKPEGIVFGHTALGKDLSPKLATKLNSGLVSDVVSVEEEGGNLIFTRPIYSGKAFEKKIATDGLIFVTVRPNNIPPLERDESRSGEVKAISADIKDLRTIVKEVVRKTTEGVDLSEAKVIVAGGRGVKSAEGFKPLQELAEVLGGAVGASRGACDAGYCDYSLQIGQTGKVVTPDLYIACGISGAIQHLAGMSNSKVIVAINKDPEANIFKVADYGIVGDLFEVVPLLTEEFKKLKVHS, translated from the coding sequence ATGGCACGGAAAGTACTTGCATTAGCAGAAATTCGCGACGGATCATTGAGAAACGTTTCATTTGAGGCGATCGCGGCAGCAAAAATAATCGCTCAAGGCGGGGAAGTCGTATCTGTCCTTGCCGGGGAAAGCGTTCAATCATACGCAAATGAACTATTTTTCCATGGTGCAGATCGCGTTGTTGTCGTTGAACATTCTCATTTAACTCATTACACACCGGACGGTTATTCCCAAGCGCTCATGGCGGTAATTGACGAAGAAAAGCCAGAAGGGATCGTATTTGGGCACACCGCTTTAGGAAAAGACTTATCGCCGAAATTAGCGACTAAATTAAATTCAGGCCTTGTTTCCGACGTAGTGTCTGTGGAAGAAGAAGGCGGGAACTTGATCTTTACACGGCCAATTTACTCTGGAAAAGCATTCGAAAAGAAAATCGCCACAGACGGCCTGATCTTTGTGACGGTGCGTCCAAATAACATTCCGCCGCTAGAGCGCGATGAATCGCGTTCTGGGGAAGTAAAAGCGATTTCTGCCGACATTAAAGATTTGCGCACGATCGTAAAAGAAGTCGTTCGCAAAACGACGGAAGGAGTGGACCTGTCTGAAGCAAAAGTGATCGTTGCCGGCGGCCGCGGTGTTAAAAGTGCGGAAGGTTTTAAGCCGCTGCAAGAGCTTGCTGAAGTTTTGGGCGGCGCGGTCGGTGCCTCGCGCGGCGCGTGCGACGCAGGATATTGCGATTACTCCCTGCAGATCGGGCAAACGGGTAAAGTCGTTACTCCAGACCTTTATATCGCTTGCGGCATTTCCGGAGCGATTCAACATTTAGCCGGCATGTCGAACTCGAAAGTGATCGTCGCGATTAACAAAGATCCAGAGGCAAACATTTTCAAAGTGGCTGATTACGGTATTGTCGGCGACTTATTTGAAGTCGTTCCGTTATTAACGGAAGAATTTAAAAAATTAAAAGTGCATTCATAG
- a CDS encoding lysylphosphatidylglycerol synthase transmembrane domain-containing protein: MKRKYATIAVRLTGAGLALVFLWLTYRYFDRKALLKQLFLFLQRSGTIVWMLLIYGASFWLRALAWKAYVGKPISLLVYAKGIFFSLLINHIAPFKVGDIARIAVLANQKGVSVGEAVHSVAVMRLLDMLVLCFLSAWGVYTYVHRFPTINVTVIDVVGIIGACAIVVLLSHTSDVEWIRKHHRMIKSALKGKRGVYMAGMIALSWLCEAVVIYEIAPMLGLPLSFWESVWVNSITVSGQVFQIAPGGLGTYEAVMAFAITRIAPDWSSAYMAAMMTHVFKFVFSYAVGVAVLFLFPNDISFVRAVFQKGRERQ; the protein is encoded by the coding sequence ATGAAACGTAAGTACGCAACGATAGCGGTGAGGCTAACCGGAGCCGGGCTTGCTCTTGTTTTCCTATGGCTGACATACCGCTATTTCGATAGAAAAGCGCTCCTTAAGCAACTCTTTTTGTTTCTGCAAAGGTCGGGCACGATCGTGTGGATGCTGCTCATATACGGGGCGTCCTTTTGGCTGCGGGCGCTGGCATGGAAGGCGTACGTGGGAAAACCAATTTCTTTGCTGGTATACGCCAAAGGGATCTTTTTCAGCTTGCTCATCAATCATATCGCTCCGTTCAAAGTAGGGGATATTGCCCGGATTGCGGTTTTAGCAAATCAGAAGGGCGTGTCTGTCGGTGAAGCGGTTCACTCGGTGGCGGTAATGCGGCTTTTGGACATGCTTGTTTTATGTTTTTTGTCGGCATGGGGAGTGTATACATACGTTCATCGTTTTCCAACAATCAATGTGACGGTTATTGATGTTGTCGGAATAATCGGTGCTTGTGCCATTGTTGTTTTGTTGTCACACACATCGGATGTCGAATGGATTCGTAAACACCATCGCATGATAAAAAGCGCATTAAAAGGAAAACGCGGCGTCTATATGGCGGGAATGATTGCGCTCAGCTGGCTGTGCGAGGCGGTGGTTATTTACGAGATCGCTCCCATGCTTGGCTTGCCTTTGTCTTTTTGGGAATCCGTATGGGTTAACAGCATCACCGTATCCGGTCAAGTGTTTCAAATCGCTCCAGGCGGGCTGGGGACGTATGAAGCGGTAATGGCGTTTGCGATCACAAGAATCGCGCCAGATTGGAGCAGCGCGTATATGGCAGCGATGATGACCCATGTGTTCAAATTTGTTTTTTCTTATGCTGTTGGCGTTGCGGTATTGTTTCTGTTTCCAAACGATATTTCGTTCGTGCGGGCGGTTTTTCAAAAAGGAAGGGAGAGACAATGA
- a CDS encoding NAD-dependent epimerase/dehydratase family protein, with translation MKILVTGGAGFIGSHLVAKLLSLGHDVAVIDNFHPYYPAERKKRQFRALTGGNLPVYHIDLLDGEKTEELFCRYQPDCVYHLAALPGVPNSLLQPLDYVDYDIKATINVLKAAGMAGVRHVLFASSSSVYGNQGNVPLKEEMAAGQVVSPYAAAKYGAESFCYAYAHLFGYQVTIFRYFTVYGPWGRPDMAISKFIRHLLRGEEIVVYGTGTARDYTFVDDVVSGMVAALGRGGGNDVFNLGSGRPIAMERLLQELKAHFPTMKVKHAPERKGDVKATWADITKAQRAFGYKPSITFEVGLARTIAWARTYET, from the coding sequence TTGAAAATTCTTGTTACAGGGGGGGCCGGGTTTATCGGCAGCCATCTTGTTGCCAAATTGCTTTCGCTTGGGCACGACGTGGCGGTGATTGACAATTTTCATCCTTATTACCCGGCAGAACGGAAAAAACGGCAATTTCGGGCGTTGACAGGAGGAAATCTTCCTGTTTATCACATCGATTTGCTTGATGGAGAAAAAACGGAAGAATTGTTTTGCCGCTATCAGCCGGACTGTGTATATCATTTAGCGGCGCTGCCCGGTGTTCCCAATTCGCTTTTGCAGCCGCTTGATTATGTCGATTATGATATCAAAGCGACCATTAACGTGCTAAAGGCGGCGGGCATGGCAGGCGTCCGGCATGTGCTGTTCGCCTCTTCCTCGTCCGTCTACGGCAACCAGGGGAATGTGCCGTTGAAGGAGGAAATGGCAGCGGGACAAGTCGTTTCGCCATATGCCGCGGCCAAATACGGGGCAGAGTCGTTTTGCTATGCGTATGCCCACCTATTCGGCTATCAGGTGACGATTTTTCGCTATTTTACTGTTTACGGTCCGTGGGGGCGACCGGACATGGCGATCAGCAAGTTTATCCGCCATCTGTTACGTGGTGAAGAGATTGTCGTGTATGGGACGGGCACAGCAAGAGACTATACATTTGTGGATGATGTTGTCAGCGGAATGGTGGCGGCGCTTGGCCGCGGCGGCGGAAACGATGTGTTTAATTTAGGATCAGGGAGACCGATTGCGATGGAGCGATTGCTGCAAGAACTGAAAGCGCATTTTCCAACAATGAAAGTGAAACATGCCCCGGAGCGAAAGGGAGATGTGAAAGCGACATGGGCGGATATTACAAAAGCGCAGCGGGCGTTTGGATACAAACCGAGCATAACGTTCGAGGTCGGGCTTGCGCGAACGATCGCGTGGGCAAGGACATATGAAACGTAA
- a CDS encoding aliphatic sulfonate ABC transporter substrate-binding protein: MRKHILLLLISLFIALMSGCGQETTTGTTAKGKEKNVTIRIGIQQSLGPLLLAKEKGWFEKEFEKEGVKVKWIEFQSGPPHFEAMASNNLDFGGVGNSPVISAQAAGIEFKEISKAADGVKGDAIIVPQGSEIQSLKDLKGKKIAVAKGSSGFNFLYKALEHAGLKASDVEMIQLQPDEAQAAFDTRKVDAWAIWEPFISYEVIKKKARIIADGEDLKAYSPSFIVARTGFIEEHPDLTVQFLKIYEKARRCQNDHFDEAIEIYAKAKKIDKEVVVRALRNNPSLNEPITDDVIQAQQKTADFQYEQKIIKRKIDTSKVVDNQYIKKALQELEKEGENKDE; this comes from the coding sequence ATGAGGAAACATATATTGCTTCTGTTGATAAGCTTGTTTATCGCATTGATGTCCGGCTGCGGCCAGGAAACAACGACAGGGACAACGGCGAAAGGAAAAGAGAAAAACGTCACGATTCGCATCGGCATTCAGCAAAGTCTTGGGCCGCTTTTACTGGCAAAAGAAAAAGGCTGGTTTGAAAAAGAATTTGAAAAAGAAGGAGTCAAGGTGAAATGGATTGAGTTTCAAAGCGGTCCTCCCCATTTTGAAGCGATGGCTTCCAATAATCTTGATTTCGGCGGTGTTGGAAACTCGCCGGTCATTTCTGCCCAAGCCGCTGGCATTGAATTTAAAGAGATCAGTAAAGCAGCAGACGGGGTTAAAGGAGATGCCATCATTGTCCCGCAAGGAAGTGAAATTCAAAGCCTAAAGGATTTAAAAGGAAAAAAGATTGCTGTGGCCAAAGGAAGCAGTGGATTTAACTTCTTATATAAAGCACTCGAACACGCTGGTTTGAAAGCGTCAGATGTTGAAATGATCCAATTGCAGCCGGATGAAGCGCAAGCAGCGTTTGATACACGGAAAGTGGATGCTTGGGCGATTTGGGAGCCGTTTATTTCGTATGAGGTGATCAAAAAGAAAGCGCGCATCATAGCGGATGGAGAGGATCTTAAAGCATATTCGCCATCGTTTATCGTAGCGCGGACGGGATTTATCGAAGAGCATCCTGATTTAACGGTTCAGTTTTTAAAAATTTACGAGAAAGCACGGCGTTGTCAAAATGACCATTTTGATGAAGCGATAGAAATTTATGCGAAAGCGAAAAAAATAGATAAAGAAGTCGTAGTGCGGGCGTTGCGCAATAACCCATCATTGAACGAGCCAATTACGGATGATGTTATTCAGGCACAGCAAAAAACCGCCGATTTCCAATATGAGCAAAAAATCATTAAAAGAAAAATCGATACAAGCAAAGTAGTCGATAATCAATATATAAAAAAAGCGTTGCAAGAATTAGAGAAAGAAGGTGAGAACAAAGATGAATAA
- a CDS encoding glycosyltransferase family 2 protein, which translates to MKKQKVIVFLPAYNEEQSIGEVIRKIPRFFHPCVDVKVLVIDDGSTDHTAAVAKEAGADYIYQMPENRGLGAAVRQGLQECLRIGADIGVMIDADNEYPAEQIPDLLAPIFAGEADYTMGSRFLGTIRGMKWHRRLGNYFFTFLQSLLLRKWIYDGQSGMRAFSRQAMEHAEIIHDYNYAQVLTLNLVRKGFRMKEVPIRYQVRTTGQSFIKFRAYVTAVLPAIWKEMRRPVKKVAIDKSAHRLPNVAEKQCS; encoded by the coding sequence ATGAAGAAGCAAAAAGTGATCGTCTTTTTACCAGCGTATAACGAAGAACAATCGATTGGCGAAGTCATTCGCAAAATTCCGCGTTTTTTCCATCCTTGTGTGGATGTGAAAGTATTAGTCATTGATGACGGTTCGACCGATCACACAGCAGCGGTTGCGAAAGAAGCAGGCGCTGATTACATTTATCAAATGCCGGAAAACCGCGGCCTTGGCGCCGCCGTGCGCCAAGGACTGCAGGAATGTTTGCGCATTGGCGCGGATATCGGCGTGATGATCGATGCAGACAACGAATATCCGGCAGAACAAATCCCGGATTTGCTTGCTCCGATCTTTGCCGGAGAAGCCGACTATACGATGGGGTCGCGCTTTCTTGGCACGATCCGCGGGATGAAGTGGCACCGCCGCCTTGGTAATTACTTTTTCACATTTCTGCAATCGCTTCTTCTTCGCAAGTGGATTTACGACGGACAATCGGGAATGCGGGCTTTTTCCCGGCAAGCGATGGAACACGCGGAGATCATCCATGATTATAACTACGCCCAAGTGCTTACGTTAAATTTAGTCCGCAAAGGGTTTCGCATGAAAGAAGTGCCGATTCGCTACCAGGTGCGGACAACAGGGCAGTCGTTTATTAAATTTCGCGCATATGTTACGGCTGTTCTTCCAGCAATTTGGAAGGAGATGCGCCGGCCCGTGAAAAAGGTGGCGATTGATAAAAGTGCCCATCGTCTTCCAAACGTGGCGGAAAAGCAATGTTCATAG